A genomic window from Micromonospora violae includes:
- a CDS encoding SDR family oxidoreductase: protein MRISGSVALVTGANRGLGKHFTQQLLARGATKVYATARNTELIDIAGVEKLRLDITDPQSVADAAAAAPDVTLLINNAGLATGANLVSGDLSKIRLEMDTHFYGTLGMVRAFAPVLASNGGGGILNTLSALSWFSYDGANAYSAAKAAAWSLTNGIRIELAGQGTLVTGLHLGAADTDMAAGYDGDKMAPADVVCAALDGIEAGKLEVIADEWSAYVKASLAGDPSAFYTAASAS from the coding sequence ATGCGTATTTCTGGTTCGGTCGCGCTCGTCACCGGCGCCAACCGTGGACTCGGCAAACACTTCACCCAACAATTGCTGGCGCGGGGCGCGACCAAGGTGTACGCCACGGCCCGTAATACGGAACTGATCGACATCGCCGGCGTTGAGAAGCTGCGCCTGGACATCACCGACCCGCAGTCGGTCGCGGACGCGGCGGCCGCCGCCCCCGACGTCACCCTGCTGATCAACAACGCCGGGCTCGCCACCGGGGCGAACTTGGTCAGCGGCGACCTGAGCAAGATCCGGTTGGAGATGGATACACACTTCTACGGCACCCTCGGCATGGTTCGGGCGTTCGCGCCGGTGCTCGCCAGCAACGGCGGCGGGGGGATTCTCAACACCCTGTCCGCTCTCTCATGGTTCTCCTACGACGGGGCCAACGCCTACAGCGCGGCGAAGGCAGCCGCGTGGAGTCTGACCAACGGCATCCGCATCGAACTCGCCGGGCAGGGCACCCTCGTGACCGGGCTGCACCTGGGCGCTGCCGACACCGACATGGCGGCCGGCTACGACGGCGACAAGATGGCCCCCGCCGACGTGGTCTGTGCCGCACTCGATGGCATCGAGGCCGGCAAACTCGAGGTCATTGCCGACGAATGGAGCGCCTACGTCAAGGCATCCCTCGCCGGGGACCCGAGCGCGTTCTACACCGCCGCCTCGGCGAGCTGA
- a CDS encoding MerR family transcriptional regulator, whose product MRIGELATRTGVSVRALRYYEEQELLTSTRSSGGQRHYADTAVDRVHLIQMLYGAGLSSRTILDLLPCIDAKVTTPQSQAMLNSERDRIDAQIAQLVEVRDRLNAVIALSLNPASGCTTVDSVTATP is encoded by the coding sequence GTGCGGATCGGTGAACTCGCCACCAGGACCGGGGTGTCGGTGCGAGCGCTGCGCTACTACGAGGAACAAGAACTACTGACCAGCACACGCAGCAGCGGCGGTCAGCGTCACTATGCCGACACGGCGGTCGACCGGGTGCACCTGATCCAGATGCTGTACGGCGCGGGCCTGTCCAGCAGAACCATCCTGGACCTCCTGCCCTGCATCGACGCGAAGGTCACCACACCGCAGTCCCAAGCCATGTTGAACAGCGAGCGCGACCGCATCGACGCGCAGATCGCCCAACTCGTCGAAGTCCGGGACCGGCTCAACGCGGTCATTGCGCTCAGCCTGAACCCGGCCAGTGGCTGCACCACAGTGGACAGCGTCACCGCGACGCCATAG
- a CDS encoding GNAT family N-acetyltransferase, producing the protein MAVRVSDVPEARRYEARVDGESMVAGVAQYIRTTELIALVHTEVSPEYEGKGVGAALARTALDEARAANLLVLATCPFIAGWIARHPEYQDLVYQAYSRVSD; encoded by the coding sequence ATGGCAGTACGAGTGAGTGACGTCCCCGAGGCCAGACGATACGAGGCCCGCGTCGACGGAGAGTCCATGGTCGCGGGCGTCGCGCAGTACATCCGTACCACCGAACTCATCGCGCTCGTACACACCGAGGTCTCACCGGAGTACGAGGGCAAGGGAGTAGGGGCAGCGCTGGCCCGCACCGCCCTCGACGAGGCACGCGCCGCGAACCTGCTGGTCCTGGCCACCTGCCCATTTATCGCGGGGTGGATCGCCAGGCACCCCGAGTACCAGGACCTGGTGTACCAGGCCTACAGCCGGGTCAGTGACTGA
- a CDS encoding (4Fe-4S)-binding protein: MTSETRKKTYEGQKITVTFEAGRCWHAAECVRGLPEVFDTGQRPWIRPDGAEAERLAEVVRRCPSGALQYKLVDGGADTHHPHLADIEV; encoded by the coding sequence ATGACCAGCGAAACCAGAAAGAAGACGTACGAGGGCCAGAAGATCACCGTCACATTCGAGGCGGGGCGTTGCTGGCACGCCGCCGAGTGCGTTCGCGGCTTGCCGGAGGTCTTCGACACGGGCCAGCGTCCGTGGATCCGGCCCGACGGCGCCGAGGCCGAACGCCTGGCCGAAGTAGTGCGGCGCTGCCCCTCGGGGGCACTGCAGTACAAACTCGTGGACGGCGGGGCCGACACCCACCACCCTCATCTGGCCGACATCGAGGTGTGA
- a CDS encoding DUF4260 family protein produces MPYLSPVVVQRVEGVVVAALAVVVTVTAGYPWWSLLALFLVFDLSMLGYLRGPRLGASCYNLAHSYTLPVALGAVAVAAAGFGDRIDWLGVLALAWVFHIAVDRGLGYGLKTAEGFDHTHLGLIGKARARVGGPPDRRPPVSP; encoded by the coding sequence ATGCCGTATCTGAGTCCGGTCGTAGTACAGCGCGTCGAGGGCGTCGTCGTCGCGGCTCTCGCCGTCGTCGTGACCGTCACCGCCGGGTACCCGTGGTGGTCGCTGCTTGCCCTCTTCCTCGTCTTCGACCTGTCCATGCTCGGCTACCTGCGCGGGCCACGCCTCGGGGCCTCCTGCTACAACCTGGCGCACTCCTACACGCTGCCGGTGGCGCTGGGCGCGGTGGCCGTGGCCGCGGCCGGGTTCGGCGACCGGATCGATTGGCTCGGAGTGCTGGCCCTCGCCTGGGTGTTCCACATCGCCGTCGATCGCGGCCTCGGCTACGGCCTCAAGACGGCTGAAGGATTCGACCACACCCACCTCGGCTTGATCGGCAAGGCCCGCGCGCGAGTGGGCGGACCACCGGACCGACGGCCCCCAGTCAGCCCGTGA
- a CDS encoding class F sortase produces MGARFTIRRVGLLTAAVASMVTAAVLVVSAPEAPPSPTTELSHQQLTAGSPPTPRPIDPTATPSGSVTPTASAGPGPTAVATAGTAVTVPSQPVLLAAGSVRLPRGGTARLVRRDIRADGTLPVPDGVTEVTWWGSELPAARGAAVLAGHVNWQGQVGPFAELWQAGQGERIEVTDRHGRLRRYRITEVHTVAKNDLPRRAPDLFGQYGPHRIVLVTCIGRWVGGLLGFEANRIVVGQPD; encoded by the coding sequence ATGGGCGCACGGTTCACGATCCGCCGTGTCGGATTGCTGACGGCGGCGGTGGCCAGCATGGTCACCGCCGCCGTCCTGGTGGTCTCCGCGCCCGAAGCACCGCCATCGCCTACCACCGAGCTGTCCCACCAACAGCTGACAGCGGGCAGCCCGCCGACACCGAGGCCCATCGACCCGACGGCGACACCGTCCGGGTCCGTCACGCCCACCGCATCGGCCGGTCCGGGACCGACGGCCGTGGCTACGGCCGGCACGGCCGTCACCGTGCCGTCCCAGCCGGTCCTGCTGGCGGCGGGATCCGTCCGGCTGCCGCGGGGCGGCACGGCCCGGCTCGTCCGCCGAGATATCCGCGCCGACGGCACGCTGCCCGTACCCGACGGGGTCACCGAGGTGACCTGGTGGGGATCGGAGCTCCCCGCCGCACGCGGAGCGGCGGTCTTGGCCGGGCATGTGAACTGGCAGGGCCAAGTCGGACCGTTCGCCGAACTGTGGCAGGCCGGACAAGGCGAACGCATCGAGGTCACCGACCGGCACGGACGTCTGCGCCGTTATCGCATCACCGAGGTGCACACCGTGGCGAAGAACGACCTGCCACGCCGTGCCCCAGACCTGTTCGGACAGTACGGGCCCCACCGGATCGTGCTGGTCACCTGCATTGGCCGCTGGGTAGGCGGACTACTCGGCTTCGAGGCCAACCGCATCGTTGTCGGCCAGCCGGACTGA